Within the Marixanthomonas sp. SCSIO 43207 genome, the region GAAAAGCAATGGTTAAAAAGCCAACAAATAGGTTTTGAAATTCTTTACAACCGATTTGCAAAAACTAATTTTGAACCATCTTTTTTAGAAAAAATTAAGCATCTCGAGGCACATTTGCAAAATCATAGAAATACAAATTTCTTTGGGCAAATTTTACAACATCATACCACGCAAAGCACAAAATATCTAGCAAAGTGGATTGAAGAAAAGAATAAATAATTATAAAGGGTAAACCATTTTAATATTACTACGTTCGTAAGGAACGTCAACCTCTTGTTTTACCTCTACAAAACCAAATTTTCGATATATATAAATTGCGTTTTCTAGCTTTGTATTTGAGTATAAAAAAAGTTTTTTAAAGTCGTTTTGTTTAGCAAAATCTATACAATGCTGCATTAACTTTTGACCTATTTTTTTTCCTCTTTGGTTAGGTAAAACGGCCATTTTGGTTAATTCAAACTCTTTTTCGCCTCTTTTTAAAAGTGCGACTGTGCCCAAAACTGTTTCATTTTCAATAGCAAAAAAAATGTGGCCGCCAGGCTTTAAAATATACTTTTCTGGTTTGCTTAAAACTTCGCGATCAAAATCTTCTACATAAAAGTGGGTTTCTAACCATTCTATATTTAACTCGTAAAAGTCTTTGGCGTATTTGGGATTAAATGGTATGATTTTCATGATGATATACAATCTGATATTAAATAAGAAATTACCTTTCCCAACTGCCCAAGATTACTAGAAAAAATAGGAGCGCCTTCACAAATATGAATGTATTTGCAGTTTTCTTTTTTTGAAAAGAAATGAATAAATTTCCGAGCTTCAGTTACTGTAAAACCACTAGGCGTCATAGCGCTGCTACCTATATTTTCAACTGCATCAAGATCTAGTTCAATACCAAAATATTCAGTATCGGTTTTAAGAAAGTTTGCTGCGTTTTGTAAAATGGCCGCAAAGGATGTTTTTTCAGAAACTGCGACATCTTCAAATACAGAATATTGTATTCTACTTTGTTGTTTATGCATCGCATCAAAAACACCTTTTGAAGTATAATTTCTATGCAATCCAAAAATGAAATACTTGTTTAAAAAATCATTTTCAAAAGCATATGAAAATCCGTTCCCGCTGTGTCTATGCTCTAGTGTTCTAAAATCTGTATGTGCATCAAAATTTATACAATTAATAGCTTTTCCTATTGCTTGAGAAGCTCCTTTTAAATTTCCGAAACTATTGTTATGACCACCACCAATGATAATTGGAGTTTTATTTAGCTGAATGATTTGTTTTATAGTTTCAGAAACTTTATCATCAATTTGAGAAACTAATTCACCTAATTTTTCATAATAATGCGAATCATTTTCAGAAATTTTTTCAGCTTGTTCCATTTGGATTTTACAGTCTATTTCGCCCAGAATAATTAAGTTTTTAGCTTGCGTTAGGCTATTGTTTTGAATATTACAAAAGCTTTTTAATGTAGTTGTCCAAGCTTCTCTAGCGCCGGCTTTGCCGTGGTTTGCTCGTACGCCAATATCTTCAGGAATACCCAATAAAACATATTGAGAGGCAGTGTTTTTTAATTCTTCCCAACTTGAAACACTCTTTACTGCATCACCCAATTTTTCTTCACCAGCGCGAGCATTTGTAAATAGTGAAAGTTCTTTTTCTGAATAAAAGCGAACGTAGTTCATTATATAATTTTTCCATTAATAATTACAGAATCTATTAAATTACTACCAAAAGAGTAAGGTAAATACCCATATGAAGGAACTGCTTTTGTAACAATGACACTAGCAGATTTTCCTTTGGTAATCGTTCCGTGGGTATCGCTAATTCCCATCGCATAAGCCCCATTAATTGTAGCGGCGTTTATTGCCTCTTCAGGAGTTAATCGCATTTTTATACAAGCTGTTGCAACTACAAAATTCATATTTCCGCTGGGTGTAGACCCTGGATTATAATCGGTAGCCAGCGCAAGTGGTAATCCTGCATCTATCAATTGCCTACCTGGTGTGTATGGGATGCTTAAAAAATAAGAGCAGGAGGGTAGTGCTACTGGCATAGTCTCACTGTTTTTGAGGGCTTGTAAATCATCATCGGTTAGTACCTCTAGGTGATCTACACTAAGTGCATTGTGTTTTACCCCCAAAGCAATACCGCCAATTGCGTTAAATTGATTTACATGTATTTTTGGAATAAGGTCATACTTTTTTGCTTCGTTTAAGATGCGTTCTGTTTCTGCTACTGAAAAATACCCATCTTCACAAAATACATCTACATACTCTGCTAAGTTTTCTTTAGCGATGTGAGGTAGCATTTCTTCACAAATTAAATCAATGTATTTTTCTTTATTTTCCTTGTATTCAGTAGGTACAGCATGAGCGCCCAAAAAGGTAGTTTTTACTGTAACTGGATAGTTTTTTTCTAGTTTTTTTGCCACTCGAAGCATTTTTGCCTCGGCATCTGTTGTAAGACCATAGCCACTTTTAATTTCAATAGCAGCAGTGCCTAGTTTCATAACTTCTTCTAGACGTTTGGCAGATTGTTTATAGAGTTCTTTTTCAGAAGTTTGCTGAAGCTTTTTTGCACTATTCACAATGCCGCCGCCTTTTTCGGCAATTTGTTGATAAGATAAGCCTTTGATTCTATCCACAAATTCTTGTTCACGATTTCCGGCATAAACTATATGTGTATGAGAGTCACACCAAGCCGGCATTACAATTTTACCTGTGCAATCTATGGGTTTAAAGCCTTCAATTTCCGGAAGGCTTTTCATCTCACCATAATCTATAATTTTTTCATCTTCAATCAATAACCAAGCATTATTAATAGAAGGCAATTGACTCATTTCTTCTCCACAGACTTTCTTAGGAGGATTTTCACGTGTTTGTAACAGTGTTTTAATGTTAGTAAGTAGTAATTTCATACCATAAAGATAGCAAACTTGATAAGGAATTTATACCTTAGACGTTCAGAAAAATAATATTTCTATGAATACAAAAAATCTAGGTGTAAATACTATTTGTACTCACATAGGCGAAGTAAAAGATGAGCAATTCAAAGGTGCTGTTTCACCTATATTTCCGTCAAGTTCATATGCATATGAAGGAGTAGATGTAAAACGATACCCCCGTTATTTTAATACCCCAAACCAAGAAGCGCTAAGCAAGAAAATAGCGATGCTTGAAAAGACAGAAGCCGGTTTAATTTTTGGTAGTGGAATGGCAGCAGTAAGCACCACTATGTTAGCTTTTTTGCACGCTGGTGATCACGTAGTATTACAAAAAACATTATATGGTGGCACTTATAATTTTGTAGTTGAAGAGTTTGATAAATTCGGAATTGAATATGATTTTACAGAAGGTTTTTCTGAAACAGATTTTACTTCAAAAATTAAAGAGAATACCAAGGTGATTTTTGTAGAAACGCCATCCAATCCATTGATGGTGGTAACAGATTTGGAAATGATTTCAAAAATTGCCAAAAACCGAAATATTGTGACAATGATTGACAATACATTTGCGTCACCTATTAATCAAAACCCTGCAGATTTCGGAATTGATATTATGATACATAGTGCTACCAAATATATGGGCGGTCATAGTGATATTTGCGCCGGTGCAGTAGCCGCTTCAGAAGAGCACATTACCAAAATATGGAATATAGCAAAAAACCTAGGTGGAAGTTTGAGCGACTACACGGTGTGGCTTCTTGAACGAAGTATTAAAACCATGAAATTACGTGTTAAAGCGCAAAGCCGAAATGCTAAAAAACTGGCAAAATGGTTGCAGAAGCATGATATGGTAAAAAAAGTATACTACCCCGGTTTAAAAAACCATCCAGAGTATCATTTAGCAAAAAAACAAATGAAAGGATACAGTGGTATGCTCTCTTTTGAACTAAAAGAAGGATTAAGTGCCTCAAAGTTTATGAAGTCTTTACAGTTGATTAAAGAATCTATGAGCTTGGCCGGTGTAGAATCAACCATCCTTTCACCTGCAAAAACCTCTCACGCTTTGCTTTCGGCAGAAGAACGTAAACGACAAGGAATAAGCGATGGGTTATTACGATTTTCTGTAGGAATTGAAGAAAAAAAGGATTTGATAGCAGATTTGGAACAAGCATTTGAAAACATTTCAGAAAAAGAATTAGAAAAAAAGTAAAAAAATGAAGTTAGATATACTGGCCATTGGTGCACACCCAGATGATGTTGAGTTAAGTTGTTCAGGGACTATTGCAAAAGAAATAGCAAATGGTAAAAAGGTAGGAATACTTGATTTAACTAGAGGAGAGTTAGGAACTAGAGGCTCAGCTGAAATACGAGATAAAGAAGCTGCTGAAGCTGCAAAAATTTTGGGAGTTTCTATGCGTCAAAATTTGGAATTTTCAGATGGTTTCTTTGTTAACAATCCTGCAAGCCAATTGGAGATTATTAAAATACTAAGAAAATATAGACCAGAGGTTGTATTGTGTAATGCTGTTGATGATAGGCATATTGACCACGGTAGAGGTAGCAAACTGGTAAGCGATGCTTGTTTTTTAAGTGGTTTACGAAAGATAGAAACTATACACGAGGGCAATAATCAAAAAGAGTGGCGTCCTAAGCACGTATATCATTACATACAATGGAAGGACTTAACACCCGATTTTGTTGTTGATATTACAGGTTTTCTAGATAAAAAAATAGAATCTGTCGCAGCATACAAAAGCCAATTTTATGATGAAAACTCAGAAGAACCGGTAACTCCTATTGCTACAGCAAACTTTAATGAGAGCATTAGGTATCGTGCTCAAAACTTGGGTAGACTAATAGGAGTAGAGCATGGAGAAGGATTTACTGCTGAACGATACGTGGCAGTAGATTCTATTTTTGATTTAATCTAAAAATTCCGCTATTTTTATATTGTGCAAATGTGGTAAATGCCTTATATTTGCATCCGCTTTCAAAGCGATTATTTATGGTGGTTGTAGCTCAGCTGGTTAGAGCGCCTGATTGTGGTTCAGGAGGTCGTCGGTTCGAAACCGATCTTCCACCCAAAGAAAAAGCTTCTCAAAATTTTGAGAAGCTTTTTTTGTTTTAGGATTTTAATGCTATTATTTTCCGTTTCCTTCAAGTTTGTCTGCGGTAATTCTATCATCTCGATTGGCTACTTCCCAAGCTGTTTGAAAGATTAACTTTGTTCGCTTTGTTAGTAAATCATATTCAATTTTATCTGCTGTATCTGTTGGTTTGTGATAATCTTCGTGTGTTCCGTTGAAATAAAAAATTACTGGAATGTTATTTTTTGCAAAGTTGTAATGGTCACTTCGGTAATAAAAACGGTTGGGATCATTTTCAGCATTGTATTTATAATCAAGCTCTAGATTAATATACTTTTCATTAACCATTTCAGATAAATCGTGTAAATCTTGACTCAGTTTATCACTTCCTATTAAATAAATATATTCTGGATTATCTTTTTTATCAGGGTCAATGCGTCCTATCATATCAGTATTAAGGTTGGCAACAGTATTTTCTAGTGGAAAGAGTGGATTTTCGGTATAATATCGAGAACCGTAAAGGCCTATTTCTTCAGCTGTTACGTGTAGGAAAAGTATTGATCTTTTAGGTCCGTTTCCATCTTTTACGGCTTGTTGAAAAGCTTCAGCAATTTCTAAAAGTGCAACCGTACCGCTTCCATCATCATCGGCACCATTATAAATTGTACCATCTTCTTTCATACCTACGTGATCATAGTGTGCAGATAGAACTATTATCTCATCGGGTTTTTCTGATCCTTCTATAAAAGCCACAACATTTTCAGATGATTTTGGCTTTGACATTCTACTGAAATATTCAGCAGGGATGGTTTGATAATAATTGTTTTTCTCAATAGGAGAAGCAATTCCGTTATCTTGGTAAAAATTGCGTAGGTATTCTGCAGCTAGTTTTTGCCCTTTTTCACCAGTCATTCTACCTTGCATTTCGTCACTTGCAAATGTGTATAACATAGTTTTAAGCTCATCTGCAGTAATGCTATTTGCATAATCTACTCGAGTTTTCTTTGAAACTTTTGCAGTTTGAGCGGTATTACACGATACAACTAGTATCGATAAAATAGAAAGAAAAAAATACTTCATTTAGATTCTGAATTTTAATTTAAAATTAATTTGAGTTTATTCGTTAAATGAAACAAGCTTGTAAGTATCTCCATCACCCTTTTCATA harbors:
- a CDS encoding GNAT family N-acetyltransferase — its product is MKIIPFNPKYAKDFYELNIEWLETHFYVEDFDREVLSKPEKYILKPGGHIFFAIENETVLGTVALLKRGEKEFELTKMAVLPNQRGKKIGQKLMQHCIDFAKQNDFKKLFLYSNTKLENAIYIYRKFGFVEVKQEVDVPYERSNIKMVYPL
- a CDS encoding formimidoylglutamase, coding for MNYVRFYSEKELSLFTNARAGEEKLGDAVKSVSSWEELKNTASQYVLLGIPEDIGVRANHGKAGAREAWTTTLKSFCNIQNNSLTQAKNLIILGEIDCKIQMEQAEKISENDSHYYEKLGELVSQIDDKVSETIKQIIQLNKTPIIIGGGHNNSFGNLKGASQAIGKAINCINFDAHTDFRTLEHRHSGNGFSYAFENDFLNKYFIFGLHRNYTSKGVFDAMHKQQSRIQYSVFEDVAVSEKTSFAAILQNAANFLKTDTEYFGIELDLDAVENIGSSAMTPSGFTVTEARKFIHFFSKKENCKYIHICEGAPIFSSNLGQLGKVISYLISDCISS
- the hutI gene encoding imidazolonepropionase, producing the protein MKLLLTNIKTLLQTRENPPKKVCGEEMSQLPSINNAWLLIEDEKIIDYGEMKSLPEIEGFKPIDCTGKIVMPAWCDSHTHIVYAGNREQEFVDRIKGLSYQQIAEKGGGIVNSAKKLQQTSEKELYKQSAKRLEEVMKLGTAAIEIKSGYGLTTDAEAKMLRVAKKLEKNYPVTVKTTFLGAHAVPTEYKENKEKYIDLICEEMLPHIAKENLAEYVDVFCEDGYFSVAETERILNEAKKYDLIPKIHVNQFNAIGGIALGVKHNALSVDHLEVLTDDDLQALKNSETMPVALPSCSYFLSIPYTPGRQLIDAGLPLALATDYNPGSTPSGNMNFVVATACIKMRLTPEEAINAATINGAYAMGISDTHGTITKGKSASVIVTKAVPSYGYLPYSFGSNLIDSVIINGKII
- a CDS encoding PLP-dependent aspartate aminotransferase family protein; translation: MNTKNLGVNTICTHIGEVKDEQFKGAVSPIFPSSSYAYEGVDVKRYPRYFNTPNQEALSKKIAMLEKTEAGLIFGSGMAAVSTTMLAFLHAGDHVVLQKTLYGGTYNFVVEEFDKFGIEYDFTEGFSETDFTSKIKENTKVIFVETPSNPLMVVTDLEMISKIAKNRNIVTMIDNTFASPINQNPADFGIDIMIHSATKYMGGHSDICAGAVAASEEHITKIWNIAKNLGGSLSDYTVWLLERSIKTMKLRVKAQSRNAKKLAKWLQKHDMVKKVYYPGLKNHPEYHLAKKQMKGYSGMLSFELKEGLSASKFMKSLQLIKESMSLAGVESTILSPAKTSHALLSAEERKRQGISDGLLRFSVGIEEKKDLIADLEQAFENISEKELEKK
- the bshB1 gene encoding bacillithiol biosynthesis deacetylase BshB1 yields the protein MKLDILAIGAHPDDVELSCSGTIAKEIANGKKVGILDLTRGELGTRGSAEIRDKEAAEAAKILGVSMRQNLEFSDGFFVNNPASQLEIIKILRKYRPEVVLCNAVDDRHIDHGRGSKLVSDACFLSGLRKIETIHEGNNQKEWRPKHVYHYIQWKDLTPDFVVDITGFLDKKIESVAAYKSQFYDENSEEPVTPIATANFNESIRYRAQNLGRLIGVEHGEGFTAERYVAVDSIFDLI
- a CDS encoding M28 family metallopeptidase; translation: MKYFFLSILSILVVSCNTAQTAKVSKKTRVDYANSITADELKTMLYTFASDEMQGRMTGEKGQKLAAEYLRNFYQDNGIASPIEKNNYYQTIPAEYFSRMSKPKSSENVVAFIEGSEKPDEIIVLSAHYDHVGMKEDGTIYNGADDDGSGTVALLEIAEAFQQAVKDGNGPKRSILFLHVTAEEIGLYGSRYYTENPLFPLENTVANLNTDMIGRIDPDKKDNPEYIYLIGSDKLSQDLHDLSEMVNEKYINLELDYKYNAENDPNRFYYRSDHYNFAKNNIPVIFYFNGTHEDYHKPTDTADKIEYDLLTKRTKLIFQTAWEVANRDDRITADKLEGNGK